Proteins encoded within one genomic window of Gadus chalcogrammus isolate NIFS_2021 chromosome 6, NIFS_Gcha_1.0, whole genome shotgun sequence:
- the si:dkey-23o4.6 gene encoding retinol dehydrogenase 12 — protein MKTDSDPSDRWVLPGYGAAVAVSVLGVWLLRRWVAGGVCRCTARLDGRTVLITGANTGIGKETARDMARRGARVVMACRDLTRAERAAEEVRRATGNGNVVIRHLDLASTYSVRMFAKEFLGSEERLDILINNAGIMMCPKWLTEDSFETQMAVNHLGHFLLTNLLLPKLRSSTPSRVVVVSSLAHETGKIDFDDLFFAKRPYSPMTSYKQSKLANVLFSRELARRMKGTGVTAYSLHPGVIRTELGRHVESWFPLLGVLLRAPSMLLMKTPTQGAQTSIYCAVTPGLERLSGGYFSDCKEKRAAEVARDNEVAKKLWDVSAQLVGLSVKE, from the exons ATGAAGACCGACTCGGACCCCTCGGACCGGTGGGTGCTCCCGGGGTACGGAGCCGCGGTCGCCGTGTCTGTGCTCG GCGTGTGGTTGCTACGGCGATGGGTGGCCGGCGGGGTGTGTCGCTGCACGGCCCGTCTGGACGGCCGAACCGTCCTGATCACCGGAGCCAACACCGGCATCGGCAAGGAGACGGCCCGGGACATGGCCCGCCGCG GGGCGCGGGTGGTGATGGCGTGCCGGGACCTGACCCGGGCGGAGCGCGCGGCCGAGGAGGTACGGCGTGCCACTGGCAACGGGAACGTGGTCATCAGACACCTGGACCTGGCCTCCACCTACTCCGTCAGGATGTTCGCTAAAGAGTTCCTGGGCAGCGAGGAGCGGCTGGATATCCTGATCAACAACGCTG GGATCATGATGTGTCCTAAGTGGCTGACTGAGGACAGCTTCGAGACCCAGATGGCTGTCAATCACCTGGGCCACTTCCTGCTGACCAATCTACTGCTGCCCAAGCTGAGAAGCTCCACCCCCAGCCGCGTGGTCGTAGTGTCCTCCCTGGCTCACGAGACCG GAAAGATCGACTTTGATGACCTGTTCTTCGCCAAGCGGCCCTACAGCCCCATGACCAGCTACAAGCAGAGCAAGCTGGCCAACGTGCTCTTCTCCAGAGAGCTGGCCCGCAGGATGAAAG gtaCCGGAGTGACGGCCTACAGCCTGCACCCAGGGGTGATCCGCACGGAGCTGGGGCGTCACGTGGAGAGCTGGTTCCCCCTTCTGGGGGTGCTTCTGAGGGCCCCCTCCATGCTGCTGATGAAGACCCCCACCCAGGGCGCCCAGACCTCCATCTACTGCGCCGTGACCCCCGGCCTGGAGAGACTGTCTGGGGGCTacttcag TGACTGTAAGGAAAAGCGCGCCGCTGAGGTGGCGAGGGACAACGAGGTCGCCAAGAAGCTCTGGGATGTGAGCGCTCAACTGGTCGGGTTGTCGGTCAAAGAGTGA